The sequence below is a genomic window from Nakaseomyces glabratus chromosome F, complete sequence.
AGCATTTCTAATAACATTGGTGGGCTATCGAATTCAGGTGGGAATAATACTGAAGGTAATAATTATCTGACGGCAGGAACGTCTATGAATAACGCGCGCAGGGCGTCGAGCTCTAGGAGGTCTAGTTACAACCATGGTGAACTGCCGCCTTCTATGATACAGATAGAACCGAAGCCACCAATCTTAAGAAACAGCAAAACATTGTCGTCTGCAAACTCTTTCGCatatgatgaaaatgctcttacagatgatgatgaaaataacaacagcattagtaataataatgataatagcATTGTCCATACCTTTGGTAGGGACAGGAATTTATCCGCCAcagaatttcaaagaactAGCTCTATGTCTTCAAGTTCTCGAATGAGAAGGAAGTCTGACAACAGCGGCATTGATCGTGGAGATACACCAATTGGTAAATCATCTCTCCACAGGACAAACTCAATGGCTTCCTCATTACTTAGTAGGAAGTCATCATTTGGTTCCAATGGCAATACAGAATATAGTACTCCATTACATTCACCAGCAGCAGTATTGGATGGCAATAGAGGGGATTATTTCGGAGCACAACCTGGAGAAAATAACAACTTGGATACGATAGGTGGAAATAGGGACAAATTAGCTGAATTGAACAACGATAAATATAGGAAATCTAGTATGTCTTCTAATCAATCTGGGCACTCTAAATTACAGATTGACGCAtatccttcaatttcatctgACGTAGCTATCGCTGAAGCTCAAACTGAGATAGGTATTGATAcgaaaaagaagaaacctGTTAAACcaattgatattgatgagaCAATACAAAAACTTCTGGACGCTGGTTATGCAGCTAAGAGAACTAAAAACGTATGTTTGAAAAACTCGGAAATTGCACAAATATGTCAAAAAGCTAGAGAGATATTTTTAGCACAGCCTGCATTATTAGAATTGTCACCATCGGTAAAAATTGTGGGGGATGTTCATGGGCAGTATGGCGACTTACTGAGGTTATTTACCAAATGTGGTTTCCCACCAATGGCAAATTATCTTTTCTTAGGTGATTACGTTGATAGAGGCAAACAATCATTGGAAACAATTCTACTACTACTTTGTTACAAGATAAAATATCCAGaaaatttcttcttattgAGGGGCAACCACGAATGTGCAAATGTTACTAGGGTTTATGGTTTTTATGATGAATGTAAGAGACGTTGCAATATAAAAACATGGAAAACCTTTATTGACACATTCAATACACTGCCCCTAGCAGCTATTGTCACTGGAAAAATCTTTTGTGTCCATGGCGGTTTATCACCAGTTCTGAATTCTATGGATGAAATTCGGCATGTAAGCAGACCTACAGACGTACCTGATTTTGGTTTGATTAATGATTTATTATGGTCAGATCCAACCGATTCTCCTAATGAATGGGAAGATAATGAACGTGGTGTGAGCTACTGTTACAATAAAGTGGCtatcaataaattcttgaacaaatttGGTTTTGATTTAGTTTGCAGAGCACATATGGTTGTGGAAGATGGCtatgaattttttaatgataGGAGTTTGGTTACTGTGTTTTCAGCCCCGAACTACTGTGGAGAATTTGATAACTGGGGTGCTGTTATGAGTGTTAGCGAGGGGTTAATGTGTTCTTTTGAATTACTAGACCCATT
It includes:
- the PPZ2 gene encoding salt homeostasis regulator (CAGL0F03223g~Ortholog(s) have protein serine/threonine phosphatase activity, role in cellular sodium ion homeostasis and endoplasmic reticulum, fungal-type vacuole, nucleus localization), whose product is MGNTSSKTKTSIKKKGKKLSNVAVPPALSKSDTTQSTKSVRSQSSRHSDVSRPTHSRKSSIHNFGASSEALNTEEPPLASTNDTRKGTENMSANNSISNNIGGLSNSGGNNTEGNNYLTAGTSMNNARRASSSRRSSYNHGELPPSMIQIEPKPPILRNSKTLSSANSFAYDENALTDDDENNNSISNNNDNSIVHTFGRDRNLSATEFQRTSSMSSSSRMRRKSDNSGIDRGDTPIGKSSLHRTNSMASSLLSRKSSFGSNGNTEYSTPLHSPAAVLDGNRGDYFGAQPGENNNLDTIGGNRDKLAELNNDKYRKSSMSSNQSGHSKLQIDAYPSISSDVAIAEAQTEIGIDTKKKKPVKPIDIDETIQKLLDAGYAAKRTKNVCLKNSEIAQICQKAREIFLAQPALLELSPSVKIVGDVHGQYGDLLRLFTKCGFPPMANYLFLGDYVDRGKQSLETILLLLCYKIKYPENFFLLRGNHECANVTRVYGFYDECKRRCNIKTWKTFIDTFNTLPLAAIVTGKIFCVHGGLSPVLNSMDEIRHVSRPTDVPDFGLINDLLWSDPTDSPNEWEDNERGVSYCYNKVAINKFLNKFGFDLVCRAHMVVEDGYEFFNDRSLVTVFSAPNYCGEFDNWGAVMSVSEGLMCSFELLDPLDSAALKQVMKKGRQERKLAAQQQHQQQLQQD